The Flavivirga eckloniae genomic interval CCGCACTCTATTAGCTTCTTGGGAGATTACTTGTATTGTAGATAATAATATTAAAAGGAAAATGGCTTTTTTCATAATGGTTATTTTTTTGAAAATAGCATTTTTATTAGACTTTTCAATACTTAAGTCCATAAAAATTTCTTATACATAACATAAATATTTGTATTATAATCTTAGTTTTACAATGAAAAATTTTATTATGAAAAACATAATTATTGCAAGTACTTCAACAATTCATGGTAGTGGTTATTTAGATTATATTTTAAATGATCTAGCCGAATTCTTTAAAGGAATTGATGAGATTCTATTTATTCCCTACGCCAGACCAAGTGGTATATCTCACGATGCCTACACAGAAAAGGCAAATATGGCCTTTTCTAAAATTAATAAAAGCGCCAGGGGTATTCATACTTACGAAAACCCTACAGAAGCTGTTAATAATGCCAAAGCCATTTTTATTGGAGGTGGTAACACATTTGTATTAACAAATCAGCTTTATAAAAACAATTTAATAAGCGCACTACAGACGGCTATAAAAAATGGCACGCCCTATTTAGGTACAAGTGCGGGAAGTAATATTTGCGGACTTACCATAGAAACAACCAACGATATGCCAATCTTATATCCTCCTAGTTTTAAAGCTTTGGCATTTGTGCCATTTAATATTAATCCGCATTATTTAGATCCTGATAAAAACAGTAAACATATGGGGGAAACCAGAGAAACTAGAATAAAGGAATTCCACAACTTTAATAACCAACCCGTTATAGGGTTGCGAGAAGGTAGCTGGTTACATGTAAAAGAGGATTCTATTGTTTTGAAAGGAGAATTAACAGCTCGCGTTTTTGAATATAATAAATTGCCTTATGAGGTACTGTCTGGTACTGAATTAAACCAATTAAAATAAAAAAGCCTCATATTTCTATGAAGCTTTAAGAGCGGGAGACCAGGTTCGAACTGGCGACATTCAGCTTGGAAGGCTGACGCTCTACCAACTGAGCTACTCCCGCATTCCTATGGTGCAAATATATGTAAACTGTTAACTCTTTTGCAAGAAAAATTCATAACTTTTTTAAAAAATGAAATCCTAAAATGCTAAAGCCCTCATTATAATAAAACTTATGAGACGCAGGATTACTTACATAGGTATTTAATTCCACGGTTTCATACCCTTTTTCTTTAGCATAATTGTATATCCATTCAAAAAATCGTTTCCCTAAACCCTGTCCTCTATAAGTTTCATCAATATAAACATGGTCTGCTTCCACGCTCTTTCCAGAATAATGTCTTGTACAAAACCACAAACCAGAAACTCCTATTAGTTTATCACCATCATATATTACCGCACATTCGTAATTTTGAGTAATCATTTCAGAAAAGCGCTGCTCCAATACCTCATAGGTAATTTTATGCCCATTAAGTTTTTGTACCAAAGGAATAACAAATTTTATATTTTCCTTTTCTATAATTTTAAATGTAAAAGCCATAGTCTGTTTTTATAATATGGTGCTTAAAATTAATTCTATTTTTTCGTAATTTCCCTGTGACTTTTAATAAAAATATGGGGTCTAATTAATAATTAAACTTCTATTAAAACCTGTATTAATTACATACAATTAACATTTGTGTATAAAATTTTATATTTTTAGTTGCAATGACTAACAATTTCAATAGAATTTTCCGCACAGAACGTAGGAGAATTATTTTTGATTAAATTTCAAAAGATGAGAAGAAAAAACCTTAAGGTACGATTATTAATTGGCGCAGCTATTGCGATTTTCTTTGTTTTTAAAAGATGCAGCCAACAAGAAGAGAATCCTTATACAGGAAGAATGCAAACCATATCGATGACTCCCGATAAAGAAATAGCTATTGGAATACAAAGCGCACCACAAATGGCACAGCAGCACGGTGGTCTACATTCCAACAATCAATATCAGGCTTTGGTAGACAATGTTGGTAATAAGTTAGTAAACAGCAGTATGGCCAAGGATACACCCTACCGATATGAATTTCATTTATTAGCAGACCCGAACGCTATAAATGCATTCGCATTACCCGGAGGGCAAATTTTTATTACCTATGCGCTATTTTCAAAATTAGAAAACGAAGATCAACTCGCCGGAGTTTTAGGACATGAGATCGGACATGTTCTAGGGCGCCATAGCGCAGAGAGAATAGCCGAAAGCGAATATTGGCAAGGATTGGCAACTGCCGGTTCTGTTGGAGCAGATATGGGAGGGCTCGTAAATCGTATTGGGCAAAATACCTTATTAACCAATGGTCGGGATGATGAATTAGAGAGTGATGAACTCGGGGTTCTTTTTATGCTTAAAGCTGGTTATAACCCAGAAGAAATGATAGGTGTTATGGAAATTTTAAAAGCTGCTGCAGGCCCTAATCGAGTACCAGAGTTTAAAAGCACGCATCCAGATCCAGACAACAGAATTGAAAAAATTAGAGAAGCCATAGAAAAATATAAACATCAATAATAAAAAAGCCTTGAAAAATCAAGGCTTTTTATGAGTGACTAGCTCAAAATAATTATTTATATTATAATTACTTTTTCTTTTTCGATTTAGATAATGCTTCTTTTATTATTGAAACTGCATCTTTTGCTCCGTGCAATTCTGCATATTTAAGTGCTGTCATTTTTTTAGCAGATCTTGTTTTTAAATTAGCGCCTTTAGCAATTAAAAGCTTTAAAATTTCTGTTCTGTTAAATTTAGCAGCATACATAGCTGGAGTCATTCCATTAGACATTTCGTTTATGTCTGCTCCTCTGTCAATAAGTTTCTTAACAGTTTCTAAATCTCCTTTAGCAATTGAAACGCAAAAAGAGTTTACCTTAAATACAAACTCTGCATTTGTATTGTTAGTATTATTTGTAATAGATTTTGCATTAACAGTTACAACAGAGAAACATAATGCGATGGCAGTAATAATGATTGATTTTTTCATGATGAAAGATTTAATTTGATTTATTGATTCGTTTTTTGATTTAATAAAGAGACGATAATAATTTGAAACTGTTACACAAAATAAAAGAAATAACACATTTTTAACTTTTTTTTCACAAATAATTAACTGATTGATTCTTTTTTAAAAGGATCATCAAAAGCCCTTAAAACTCTAGTATTTAAGCGGGTTTTTAGCCTCTATTTTATATAACTTCTTTATCTTTGCTTCTTATTAAAATCATAAAAAAATGGACAAAAAAGTTATCTTAATGATACTCGATGGTTGGGGCAATTCTCCAGACCCTAAAGTTTCTGCTATCGACCACGCTAACACATCTTTTATCGACTCTCTTTACAAAAAATACCCATTCGCCACCCTAAGAACCGACGGATTACATGTTGGGTTACCTGAAGGCCAAATGGGGAATAGCGAAGTGGGCCATATGAATCTTGGAGCTGGACGTATTGTTTATCAAGATTTGGTAAAAGTTAATTTAGCCGTAAAAAATAAAACATTAAATAACGAAGAAGTACTAGTAGATGCATTTAACTATGCTAAAACCAACAACAAGGATGTTCATTTTTTAGGATTGCTAAGTGATGGTGGTGTACATTCTCACATTAATCATTTATTTGGACTGTTGGAAGCTGCAAACGATTTTGGTCTAACCAATACTTTTGTACACGCGTTTACTGACGGCCGTGACGTAGACCCAAAATCGGGCTATGGTTTCCTTACTGAATTGGAAGGACATTTAGAAAAAACGAATAGCAAATTAGCAACTGTTACTGGTCGCTATTATGCTATGGATAGAGACAAACGCTGGGAACGTGTAAAACTGGCTTACGATGCTGTGGTTAACGGTATTGGTGAACATGCTACCAATGTAACCGAAACTATTCAAAAGAGCTATAAAAATGATATTACCGATGAGTTTATCAAACCAATCATTATGGTTGATGAATCGGGAAATCCTCAAGCTAAAATAAAAGAAGGCGATGTGGTTATCTTCTTCAACTTTAGAACAGACCGTGGTAGAGAATTAACCGAAGCTTTATCGCAAACAGATTTCCATGAGCAAAACATGCATAAATTGGATTTACACTATGTAACTCTTACTAATTATGATGAAACTTATAAAAATGTAAATGTTATTTTCAATAAAGAGAATTTATCTGAAACCCTTGGTGAAATTTTAGAAAAAAACAACAAAAAGCAAATCCGTATTGCAGAAACAGAAAAGTATCCACACGTTACTTTCTTTTTCTCTGGCGGCCGTGAAGAGCCTTTTAATGGTGAAACGCGTATTTTAAGAAATTCACCAAAAGTAGCTACATACGATTTAAAACCAGAAATGAGTGCTTACGAATTACGTGATGCATTAATTCCTGAGCTTCAAAAAGGTGATGTTGATTTTGTTTGTTTAAATTTTGCCAATGGCGACATGGTAGGTCATACTGGTGTTATGGAAGCTGCAATAAAGGCTTGCGAAGCAGTAGACACATGTGTAGAAGATGTTATTAACGCAGCTTTAGAAAATGATTACACAACCTTACT includes:
- the pepE gene encoding dipeptidase PepE — translated: MKNIIIASTSTIHGSGYLDYILNDLAEFFKGIDEILFIPYARPSGISHDAYTEKANMAFSKINKSARGIHTYENPTEAVNNAKAIFIGGGNTFVLTNQLYKNNLISALQTAIKNGTPYLGTSAGSNICGLTIETTNDMPILYPPSFKALAFVPFNINPHYLDPDKNSKHMGETRETRIKEFHNFNNQPVIGLREGSWLHVKEDSIVLKGELTARVFEYNKLPYEVLSGTELNQLK
- a CDS encoding GNAT family N-acetyltransferase; the encoded protein is MAFTFKIIEKENIKFVIPLVQKLNGHKITYEVLEQRFSEMITQNYECAVIYDGDKLIGVSGLWFCTRHYSGKSVEADHVYIDETYRGQGLGKRFFEWIYNYAKEKGYETVELNTYVSNPASHKFYYNEGFSILGFHFLKKL
- a CDS encoding M48 family metalloprotease — its product is MRRKNLKVRLLIGAAIAIFFVFKRCSQQEENPYTGRMQTISMTPDKEIAIGIQSAPQMAQQHGGLHSNNQYQALVDNVGNKLVNSSMAKDTPYRYEFHLLADPNAINAFALPGGQIFITYALFSKLENEDQLAGVLGHEIGHVLGRHSAERIAESEYWQGLATAGSVGADMGGLVNRIGQNTLLTNGRDDELESDELGVLFMLKAGYNPEEMIGVMEILKAAAGPNRVPEFKSTHPDPDNRIEKIREAIEKYKHQ
- a CDS encoding ankyrin repeat domain-containing protein, with product MKKSIIITAIALCFSVVTVNAKSITNNTNNTNAEFVFKVNSFCVSIAKGDLETVKKLIDRGADINEMSNGMTPAMYAAKFNRTEILKLLIAKGANLKTRSAKKMTALKYAELHGAKDAVSIIKEALSKSKKKK
- the gpmI gene encoding 2,3-bisphosphoglycerate-independent phosphoglycerate mutase, whose translation is MDKKVILMILDGWGNSPDPKVSAIDHANTSFIDSLYKKYPFATLRTDGLHVGLPEGQMGNSEVGHMNLGAGRIVYQDLVKVNLAVKNKTLNNEEVLVDAFNYAKTNNKDVHFLGLLSDGGVHSHINHLFGLLEAANDFGLTNTFVHAFTDGRDVDPKSGYGFLTELEGHLEKTNSKLATVTGRYYAMDRDKRWERVKLAYDAVVNGIGEHATNVTETIQKSYKNDITDEFIKPIIMVDESGNPQAKIKEGDVVIFFNFRTDRGRELTEALSQTDFHEQNMHKLDLHYVTLTNYDETYKNVNVIFNKENLSETLGEILEKNNKKQIRIAETEKYPHVTFFFSGGREEPFNGETRILRNSPKVATYDLKPEMSAYELRDALIPELQKGDVDFVCLNFANGDMVGHTGVMEAAIKACEAVDTCVEDVINAALENDYTTLLIADHGNCETMINPDGTPHTAHTTNPVPVILIDKELKAIEDGILGDMAPTILKLMGVEQPESMTQHPLV